The DNA segment tctaacagtactaatttttataaataaaattatatatattaatagtataaaaatattaaataaataaataaatttaattttaaaaattatttaagtcttttaaacaattatttaataaaaaaccaTACATAcaaactacaagaaaattattaaatagaaactatttttagagaccaaaataattagttactatttgactaaattagagacaattttataaattaaaaaaaaattggtatctaaattagtttttattattaataaaattttataaaataatttctaaattgatatctaaccattgattaccaaaattttagtcacttactactttatattctaaattagtctctattagtcttttagagactaatttataatctaaaatatcagtagctaaaaccttggtagctagtttagataacaatttagaaactattttataaataccaacaatattttaatatctaaaataatatctaatttaattaatatagcgactaattactttttgtctctaaatttggttgttatttaatgattttttttaagtgagAATTTGGTTTCAAAAACCCATTTTCAGCAaagaaatcaaatcaaaatttgGAATATGTCTTTTATAATGGTTGAAGATCAATTTTATATATGTTGAAGATTAAATGAGTTCACTTTCTCACATGATCTATTGAGGAAAATGATCCATTGAATAATTTTAAGTTTGTCTTATCTTGTATGGTTCGAGAAGGGTCTCAGCCTTCTAGTTGTCTTTGTCGTGGTCGCACTATTTTTAGTTATTAGTCTCGAGTGGAGGAAGATGATGTACCTGTAAAAGGTATTCCGATGTTTAAGTTACTATTCGAGATAGTAGTTAAGGATAATAAATATTGTCCAATACATActattaaaaagtgaattttaaatctaactcaaccttataaaagcGACATATAAGGTGAGATTTGAACTATAAAATGTTCTTATATCTAATCAATGTGTGATCTCCAACATCCCTTATGTCGAGACTGTTAACTTATGCATGAGACTATAATTCATGGTAATCCGCTAACAACTAACCTAATAAGCTCAACAAACTCTCGTTATAATAGACTTTAAATCGCTCTAAtaccatataaaaaaatagactttaaatcttatttaattttataaaaccgagttatatattttgaaagagATATGAAACACATACattgataaatatatttatagtatCTTAACGAATTTCGGACTTTAACCTTTATTAACATTAGTCATGTCATTATGCTAATATTTAAGACATGGTAAGTTAACACACTATATCAAGAAATGTAATTTATTTCCCAAGAATTGATTTCGGCCACCTAAATCGTGGGGTATCCGACTTTAGTGCCGACGGTACATCTTCAAACActtacaaaacacaaaaagtATTATGCAAAAGTCTTtacttttttaacttttatttatatccAACTCgcaaatatttcaaaaacactACATTAATAGCTTGCATCCTATGTAGGCCAGATGAAAAATGTCCAACCATTTTTTCCATTTCCTATACACATACATTGGAAATATAAAAGATCTTGTCACAAAGTAAATATAatgtatttaatataaaaaaattcttgtaTTGTACTTCATATACAAACATATTCTAGTTTTCCAGGCTACGTGCTACTGTTATATTTATTGCACCACCTTATCTGTCATGCTCTGAACATCATGGTAGCATAAAAGAGAAACACGCAAGAGAAAAAAACCTTATGTACAAGAAACAAAGTCAAAAGTACCCAAACTAAGAGAAAGTTTGTCTCATAGTGAAAATGTTTCACAACAATTACCACtgcaaacaaaatatataaacaaaagcTTTCATGAGAGGAGAAGAACACTGTGAAAGGAAAAAacataataagaaaatatattattgacaCTACTTCTCTTCAGCAGATAGCTTAGAATCAAATGTGTAAGAGAAATAATGCAATGCAATGATGACTAGCCGCAGTGTTCATAATTTTATCTTGCTTTTCTGCCGCTGACTTCAAGTAGGATGAATATGACAGATAGCATTTTAATGTTAGATACCCTTTTTAATATCTCACATTTACGATTTTCAGACCAGTTTATCTATTCTCTGTGATGCAAATTTAGCTACTATATGTAGGATCTACAATTGTTCTTGGTTTCAGTAAGGTGATATTAATgaagtttctttttcttttttcacagtctgatttgacacttcaccCTCCCTTCACTGTATAAGTTCACAGAAAAACAAAAGTTATTAGCATAATTGATATGATAGGTGAAATGCAACAATGCATAACTCAGAAAGTTCATGTTATTTCAGCAAAATCCTCCTAAGCAAATTATGCTGCATATTGTTTTCTGGAATTTTAGTACTATAAAGTAAGATTGTGCACAATATTAAGTTAATTAGAGTGAATTACATTCAAActctatatatattaaatttgaatgtTATGAATAGGAACAATGTAGTGAGAAAAACAGTTATACTAAAGATGATAAGAtgaatttttcattaaaaattaaataataacaataataataaaataaatgaatatttcatgtcaattataataaaaaaatgaaaagtttttttaattttttttattaaatttgtttatatttcttctaaattatgaatttattttttcaactttaaGAAACATGTAATTTTGTACTATAAAAGTCATCCATAGATATTAAGTTTTAATATGACAAGAGAttaaatttacatatttttttttttaaaaaaaattcattaatttataaaaagacaagaataaaaaaggataaagaaacattttttttcaaaagaaaaagagtGTACAAAACAAACTCATTATAGAACTGAAGAGGTGCACTCCATGGCTTATGTTTTGCTAGAACTTTTTCTCCACTTGcaagattaatttaaaaaaagacaAGAATCAAAAGGATaagagaaacaattttttttttcaaaagaaaaagagtGTACAAAATAAACTCATTATAGAACTGAAGTGGTGAACTCCATGGTTTAGGTTTTGCTAGAACTTCTTCTCCACTTGCAAGATCATGTATAGTGTGGTCAGCCTTGGATCTCAAGCACGTGTACTGTTTCATTCAAGTCAAAATGCCATGCTCAAAATACTCATTAATTTACCAGACCACACACATATCTCTCAATTCAGTTCTGCTTTGTCTTTGGTGTTTCATGAAATTTAGGAATCTCATAGTTGAATTGCTTCCTCAGATTCtccacttttttttatcagttcaTGCTCAACCATATCAGCAGAACGAGTCTGATCTTGGAGTTGGTATCTCTGTCACCATCTGCATGCAAATAATTACTAGCAGAAGGGACAATTATTGACTTTTAATACAAGGGggagaataaaatatatttatatgacTAATATTTGATCAGATATAATTGGAAATCTTCATATCCATGCTTGAATCTCTATGATTAAAGTATGTACATATAAGATATAATCACATTTGAATCTGATAGGAATATTAAGGGTTAATACAGATAGAAATTCATAGTAAATTAGAGTAACTTTGATGAACTGCTTTAAACTAATAGTGATAAAGAGTACAAAAACTTGAATGAATGTATTGATTTGGTGGAGGAGAAAAAAGAAGGTAGCAATAAAAACATTCATAAATGCTTCCCACGCCGTTTCTATGTTAACTTGGCAAAGTCAAAAGCACCCTAATGAGCTGCCATTactatttgaatttaaaaagaacaccATATTTCCCCTTATAAACTCTTCCTTCTTCAAACTCAGCATACCTAAAAAAAGTAACTGTTCTCCTTACAAACTCTTCCTCATTCAAACTCAACACTCCTAAAATAATGAACATAACTCTCTCTCCCACCCTTTTACTCAAACTCATAGTCAACTCATCcatagaaagagaaaataaatgaagCCGTGAAAGAAAAACCACCATGAACTAACCACAAGAAAAcaacattttcattttaaaattttaagcaAGTGCCACAAAGTCAACACCCCTTCCTCTTCCCTCTTGCAAAAACCATGTTTTCCTCTGTTCTCTTCTGTTTTTCTCTTCTCTGTTCTCTCTGCAATGCAAGATCTTCCATTTTCAGCATTGCCACATCCACATCCAAAGCTTAAAACTTGAACCCTCCATTCTCTTCCACTCTCCAATGGGTAACCGAATCAGCAATTTCTGCCTCTGTTCCTCCGGCGACGCCTCCGGAAGGTTCGAGAACAGAGCTTCCTTCCTCTCCAAGCAACACCAGAATTCCCTCGGAAACTCTATTTGCTATGTGAGACCCGACACGTGTCGGTTCTCCAGCGAGGCGTTTTCTGACGATGATGACACCTTCATGACTTTCCGGTCGGTTTCCGGTGCTACCGTGAGTGCAAACACGTCGGCGACGCCTTCAACTTCGCTCGATGATTCGCTTCAACACAGCACCGTTTTGGATTCCTCTGCCTCGTTTGAGAGCTCTGGCTCCTTCACTTACACCTTGGTCCCTTTTCAGCATCAACACGTTCATCGTGGATTCTCTCTGGGAGGGTGTTCGGAAAGAGGGTTTTATTGGGGTCCTCGTGATCGTGTGCTGAACGATGAAGGGTCCATCGAGAAAGGTTCTTCTGAGGTAGCAATGAATAAAGGGAAGGGAAGTAAAAGACATTTGAAAAAGGTTCTGAGTAAGATTTCCATCGGGGGAAAGTCTATTTTCAAGAATAATGATAATACTAATGCGAGAGTGAGTTGTAGTACTAGTTTGAGTGCTGAGACGAGTTTGCATGGTGTTGAGGTTGATGACTACTTGGATAGTGATGTGTTGATGGGGTGTGAGAATCTTCATTGGGCTCAAGGGAGAGCTGGTGAAGATCGTTTGCATATTGTGATTTGTGAGGATCATGGATGGGTTTTTGTGGGGATTTATGATGGGTTTAATGGTCCTGATGCCACTGATTTTCTTCTCAACAATTTGTTTTATGCTGTGAATGATGAGCTCAAGGAGATGTTGTGTGGACACAACAAGTTTGAGCTCAAGGATTCAGACTCTTTGGAGTTGAGGGAGGGAGTGGTTGATGGTTGTTCTTCAGGTCATAATAGAGAAAATTATCCAATAGAAAACGGAGAGTTAAATTTGGAATGTGTGTCAGAAGGAGTAGAGCGAATGAATGGGACGAATATTGAAAGAGTGGATTTGAGTCACTCAGATGTGTTACAAGCTCTTTCAGAGTCCTTGAGGAAGACTGAGGATTCATTCATGAGGACTGCTGAAGAGATGATTGGTCACAACCCTGTGTTGGCTATGATGGgttcttgtgttttggtgatGTTGATGAAGGGTCAAGATGTTTACTTGATGAATGTGGGAGATAGCCGTGCTGTGTTGGCCACTCACAGTGGGGAATCACTTCAGCTCACCATGGACCATAGCACTCAAGTGAAAGAGGTAGCTTGTGCTTGTGCAATGCAACTTGTTTTCTGAGCAATGAATGAATGAAGGTTGGTGTTTTAAGTTCATATGACATAGTTTGTGAGACCTTTGTGAATCTCAGGAGGTTTACAGAATCAGGAGGGAGCATCCTGATGACCCTTTAGCAGTAACTAGAGGCCGGGTGAAGGGTCGCTTGAGTGTCACAAGGGCTTTTGGGGCAGGCTTCCTTAAGCAGGTAATATAGTCCTTGCTGAATTACTTACAGTACTGCATAAAAAGCACAGTTAGAAGCGATCTGATGTGAATAATATTCATCAGAATTTGGTATATAACTAAACTTAATGGTGTTATGCAGTCTATTTAACTGACTCTATCTAGTAGAATAAGGCTTTCTTCTTTTGCCTTTTTCAACTACCATAATTATCTTCGCTCCCTAGTTGGATCTTGAAGTATCTCTACTAGTTTCAGTTTAATAGATCAGTTATAAATCTAATCATCAGTCTGAAATTCATCACACTTAAAATTCTCTCTTTCTTCAAAAACATGTTTAGGATTTTCTTGTTGTTGTTAGTGCATAAAAAAATGCAACGCTTGGTTCATACTCCTATTCTTTACTTGAATTAGGTCATTGGTTATATTcttcaaaagtaaaaataagaCAACTCAACTTTGCGAAGACTCAATCATAATTCATAGCACATCTTGCATGTCAACAGTATAAAATTTTTGTAGCACTCCATTTGCTACTGCAATGGACCACTATATTTCACTTTAATTGCTTGATTACTTCAATGTTGCATATAACCAATGGCATGATTTTGTTGGTCCATTTTGCAGCCTAAGCAAAACAATGCAGTATTAGAGAGTTTCAGAGTGAGTTACATAGGAGAATCTCCATACATCACATGTTTCCCTTCACTCCACCACCACAAGCTCAATTCAAATGACAAGTTCCTCATGCTGTCTTCAGATGGACTTTACCAATATTTCACCAATGAAGAAGCAGCTGCAAAAGTTGAGtcattcatcaccatgtttcCTGATAGAGATCCTGCACAACTTCTCATTGAAGAAGCACTAGGTCGAGCAGCAAAAAGGGCTGGTATAAAGCACTTTTTCCCTCAATATTTTTCAACATGAAAGGAATTCTCAAGTCAAAACTATCTTAGTGAGCTTGACTTTCATTGTTGCAGGTTTGGAGTTCCATGAGCTGCTTGATATTCCACAAGGGGAACGCCGTCATTACCATGATGACATTTCTATTGTCATAATCTCCTTAGAGGGAAAAATATGGCGTTCATTAGTGTAAATTTGCATGAGGTTACGAGTATAGCAACTAAGCACACAGAGTCTTTGACACTTACTGAAACTCTAAGAAATTCCTTCTAGTTCTTCTTCTGTTACCCTTTTTGCATTTTTTAATACCAATGATCCAAAATTAAGGGCAATCTACAATTTAATATTTCCTTCTAGAAAGGACCAGTTCTGTGCTGATGACCAATCcatcttttgttttctttcagAGGTAGATCTACGTTCCAAGGGAAATATTCCCTTTCtcttagaatttttaaaaacattgtCATAACCTGATCACAAAGTCAACGCCCATTTTTTTCTCCAATGATACCAAAATGGCAGGCAGTTGACAAAAGATCCTTATTTATGTGCTAAATATCAAGGATTTAAAATTATCAGTTTCAAACAACAAGAAGATGTTAGAAGGGTCCAGAAAAAGTTTGATCTCAAAGTTCTAACGAATTCAAAAGGCATTGTCAACATATTAGGGAGCAGGAAGTAGTAGATTTGGATATAACAGGTTGATAGTCCAACAAATTGCCCTTTTTAATTCAAACTCTGCATGGTTGAAATTAGTTGTTACTTATATAAAATCTTGGTCAAATTGGTTTTGAAAGCTAAGTTATACTTTACTGGAAGAAAGAGTATACCATATCACTTTTTCTTCTAGTTTTTTAATCTGCAATTGGTTTCAATAAGCAATCTATCACAACTTCAACTTCACCAC comes from the Phaseolus vulgaris cultivar G19833 chromosome 8, P. vulgaris v2.0, whole genome shotgun sequence genome and includes:
- the LOC137827182 gene encoding probable protein phosphatase 2C 4; protein product: MGNRISNFCLCSSGDASGRFENRASFLSKQHQNSLGNSICYVRPDTCRFSSEAFSDDDDTFMTFRSVSGATVSANTSATPSTSLDDSLQHSTVLDSSASFESSGSFTYTLVPFQHQHVHRGFSLGGCSERGFYWGPRDRVLNDEGSIEKGSSEVAMNKGKGSKRHLKKVLSKISIGGKSIFKNNDNTNARVSCSTSLSAETSLHGVEVDDYLDSDVLMGCENLHWAQGRAGEDRLHIVICEDHGWVFVGIYDGFNGPDATDFLLNNLFYAVNDELKEMLCGHNKFELKDSDSLELREGVVDGCSSGHNRENYPIENGELNLECVSEGVERMNGTNIERVDLSHSDVLQALSESLRKTEDSFMRTAEEMIGHNPVLAMMGSCVLVMLMKGQDVYLMNVGDSRAVLATHSGESLQLTMDHSTQVKEEVYRIRREHPDDPLAVTRGRVKGRLSVTRAFGAGFLKQPKQNNAVLESFRVSYIGESPYITCFPSLHHHKLNSNDKFLMLSSDGLYQYFTNEEAAAKVESFITMFPDRDPAQLLIEEALGRAAKRAGLEFHELLDIPQGERRHYHDDISIVIISLEGKIWRSLV